The following proteins come from a genomic window of Tepidiforma thermophila:
- a CDS encoding ABC transporter substrate-binding protein, translating to MTRRRLLGTAGVTGVGVAALGLVGCGDDDDDDTGGLPTATTAPSGSPTAAASPTEAAKQKGGVARFTSAGNTWDTFDIDRSRFTPVSTLFGWTNLGVVQWDSYTKGVIGGALAEKWEQPDKQTIVFTLRPNVYWHDKPPVNGRLAKAEDIAKFIERNVAGKLRDGTEDPNFYRKSAFQVVDKVEVVDEKTVKVTLKTPNPFFLNTLAGAYAKVQAPEAIDAFEKDYANLKPELVIGTGGMILKSFKAEGELEYVRNEKFYRQVNWDGVKYLNLFTDQSAQLAAFEQKQLDSFSPTQNAVADDLLKRYQGKITEYKQFSANPQAGTYYGGAAPWNNPNLIGAIFRAFDRRALIQSLLQGNAVLSGNVPPTQAAFTIPEKELITFPGYLEDRAKEEAEAKKMWEAGGGPALGEIIVDIPDIWEGLYSGGAALITNQLQKVLGNKFTAKIEPYSTITTKIVKQEYGNGKNNIWFGWITEITDPEPSLLNYLQYNSKQPQFQQFGVKIDKVDQLTDALMQEFDIAKRQEMNKEIVRELIKNYGAGIPYTLVAVSRIMRWNYFKTGEIVPFVTSHQAVTESWFDQTDPTWQGRPA from the coding sequence ATGACCCGCCGCCGGCTCCTCGGCACCGCGGGCGTCACCGGCGTCGGCGTCGCCGCCCTCGGCCTCGTCGGCTGCGGCGACGATGATGACGACGACACCGGCGGCCTGCCGACCGCAACCACTGCGCCGTCGGGGTCGCCCACCGCCGCTGCATCGCCCACCGAAGCCGCCAAGCAGAAGGGCGGCGTCGCCCGCTTCACCTCCGCCGGCAACACCTGGGACACCTTCGATATCGACCGCTCCCGCTTCACGCCGGTCTCCACCCTCTTCGGCTGGACGAACCTCGGCGTCGTCCAGTGGGACAGCTATACGAAGGGCGTTATCGGCGGCGCGCTCGCTGAAAAGTGGGAGCAGCCGGACAAGCAGACCATCGTCTTCACCCTCCGCCCCAACGTCTACTGGCACGATAAGCCGCCCGTGAACGGCCGCCTTGCAAAGGCAGAGGACATCGCCAAGTTCATCGAGCGCAACGTTGCCGGCAAACTCCGCGACGGCACCGAAGACCCCAACTTCTACCGGAAGTCCGCCTTCCAGGTCGTCGACAAGGTCGAGGTCGTCGACGAAAAGACCGTCAAGGTTACCCTCAAGACGCCCAACCCCTTCTTCCTGAACACGCTCGCCGGCGCCTACGCCAAGGTCCAGGCCCCCGAGGCGATCGACGCCTTCGAGAAGGACTACGCCAACCTGAAGCCCGAGCTCGTCATCGGCACCGGCGGCATGATCCTGAAGTCCTTCAAGGCCGAGGGCGAACTGGAGTACGTCCGCAACGAGAAGTTCTACAGGCAGGTCAACTGGGACGGCGTGAAGTACCTCAACCTCTTCACTGACCAGTCGGCCCAGCTCGCCGCCTTCGAGCAGAAGCAGCTCGACTCCTTTTCGCCGACCCAGAACGCCGTCGCCGACGACCTCCTGAAGCGGTACCAGGGCAAGATCACCGAATATAAGCAGTTCTCGGCGAACCCCCAGGCCGGCACCTACTACGGCGGCGCGGCTCCCTGGAACAACCCGAACCTCATCGGCGCCATCTTCCGCGCCTTCGACCGCCGCGCCCTCATCCAGTCGCTCCTCCAGGGCAACGCTGTCCTCTCCGGCAACGTCCCGCCCACACAGGCCGCGTTCACCATCCCGGAGAAGGAGCTCATCACCTTCCCCGGCTACCTGGAGGACCGCGCCAAGGAAGAGGCCGAGGCGAAGAAGATGTGGGAAGCCGGCGGCGGCCCGGCGCTCGGCGAAATCATCGTCGACATCCCCGACATCTGGGAGGGCCTCTACTCCGGCGGCGCCGCCCTCATCACCAACCAGCTCCAGAAGGTGCTCGGCAATAAGTTCACCGCCAAGATCGAGCCCTACTCCACCATCACGACGAAGATCGTCAAACAGGAGTACGGCAACGGGAAGAACAACATCTGGTTCGGCTGGATCACCGAGATCACCGACCCCGAGCCCTCCCTCCTCAACTACCTCCAGTACAACTCCAAGCAGCCGCAGTTCCAGCAGTTCGGCGTCAAGATCGACAAGGTCGACCAGCTCACCGACGCCCTCATGCAGGAGTTCGACATCGCCAAGCGCCAGGAGATGAACAAGGAGATCGTCCGCGAGCTCATCAAGAACTACGGCGCGGGCATCCCCTACACCCTCGTCGCCGTCTCCCGCATCATGCGCTGGAACTACTTCAAGACCGGCGAAATCGTCCCCTTCGTCACCAGCCACCAGGCCGTCACCGAATCCTGGTTCGACCAGACCGACCCGACCTGGCAGGGCCGCCCGGCCTAG
- a CDS encoding M23 family metallopeptidase — protein MRSIEFGPALLDGANYIGLPISGTITAAFGSAAIPQHAGGHTGVDIGAPAGTPVRAPAPGVVIDVRSGDPVFGNAVELAHPGGWRTLYAHLSRVDVLPGQPIRPGDGLGLCGSTGLSTGPHLHWGLARGHSPAIRGGGLADPLARIAAAPAWPEADRLLAAAAAAIFAGLQAAGALFNSGTEDDLAPYPPGSPQRDILAIQRAANPFLARWLPLIGTE, from the coding sequence ATGCGCAGCATCGAATTTGGACCTGCCCTCCTCGACGGCGCCAACTATATCGGACTGCCAATCTCCGGCACCATCACCGCGGCATTCGGCTCCGCCGCCATCCCCCAGCACGCCGGCGGCCACACCGGCGTCGATATCGGCGCTCCCGCGGGGACGCCCGTCCGCGCGCCCGCCCCCGGCGTCGTCATCGACGTCCGTTCCGGCGACCCCGTCTTCGGCAACGCGGTCGAACTCGCCCACCCCGGCGGCTGGCGAACCCTCTACGCCCACCTCTCCCGCGTCGATGTCCTGCCCGGCCAGCCGATCCGCCCCGGCGACGGCCTCGGGCTGTGCGGGTCCACCGGGCTGAGCACCGGCCCCCACCTCCACTGGGGGCTCGCCCGCGGCCACTCCCCCGCCATCCGCGGCGGCGGCCTCGCCGACCCCCTCGCCCGCATCGCCGCCGCCCCCGCCTGGCCGGAGGCCGACCGCCTCCTCGCCGCAGCGGCGGCCGCCATCTTCGCCGGCCTCCAGGCCGCCGGCGCCCTCTTCAACTCCGGCACCGAAGACGACCTCGCTCCCTACCCTCCCGGGTCGCCCCAGCGCGACATCCTCGCCATCCAGCGTGCCGCCAACCCGTTCCTCGCCCGCTGGCTCCCGCTGATCGGAACGGAATAG
- a CDS encoding GAF domain-containing protein yields MAPGQSVTPGDRALLQELAVVAAGSGPLSERFPRFAAPLCEATGADLLLLAVTEGDGATARVAGSWPVEHPPALVGRVLPAESLGLELGAALAHGEVLRTGAGEHPAAEALAGLGYGTGWVCTLVDRGEPVGLVLAAFRDGAPDERARALLRAAADLLAAAAAREREMRRAMTAAARARAAAELAAGLSRGDSFETLFTALAGLLPEALPVDYLGLVLRGPGGFALVGETPAGVHRGLPPTAEGNAFIEQLAAQGDVLQFRPEAGASPDDGLALAGYGRAAIGVIREGAATAGLLIVARQSRRRFDDEELAFLGLLRSLLSQALTGQLQQRRAMEAASRARVLNELAVHLSVGTPLAVVFRELTRLLPEALTFDWVALAAVDPAGAALEVVGAEPEGMLRAGMAFPLQMAPPPPVAFGADGMYEYDPAKAVTEFGKAVGRAGYRRGLVARLFDEGRLVGSLNLARREAAPFSAEEREFVGALARLLAVAVGNRRRLFEATRLAERTRILNELALLLNQGEGPEAFFAALAHRLQAVLDFDGLGLWVASGPEHFRAVDSLRRRTVQPGDVARRESFGTLFERLTERTVVEAPIEDFGGPIAARSQAAGVQRVAAVALRHEGRDEGLLLLSRMSERPYDAEELAHLETVGALLGQALANHRKVQERLGEAVRRQALSEITALLEGGSDVREHFDTLAQTLLQAVGFDLLSITYRDPATGAYLPIRSHRLDIDDDPEFREESIPETAEAGGIIQYRTERNPRRVPQALHRAGYRRAATAVMTSAEGPEGLLTIGRREDEQFTDEELEFIRLVAALLGQAVANRRGAEARRREEEEQRVVAAAAAAVAKERDPRKLAAALVEAVRGFIPEPEVRIAFLRGGELEVVRERGDELRVPVGPNVGRAIAEGVPAVFGPEDPAVSEVARREMAESGIVSRIAAPARAGGETVGMLLLFSKAPAFRPGAREARLAQLIADFLGPAMANMLALERERQEAEDQAIVAAAAAAVAREDDALAITHALTEAARRFVPAPFVTFGFLEGETAVFLNRAGPPTTVPLGANFREALDQGVAVVPAAAGRASQAGALPELQALGIQAHIIAAATSAGTPVGLLVVGSRDPAFSPGERETRLVRLIADIAGPAMANARAAERARLEAEDQRLLAEIAAVAARESTPDAITVALQRPLRSLVPLPIIAFGFREGERLVFPLGDGTVFESEIDAYAQLAEAEGQTYANSLPDDIDPRSPLWRMGAKAASTTVARAGGRTLGFLVVASRDQEYRFGERELRLLRLIAQIVGPAMENARAAQRAREDAEEQRFLAEAARIAAAAADERELVRGLGRHFRTLVPASRFDLLVRREDGDLESVAVPGLLFPFDANLARTSSEGQVVASPADPRESEESRRRMQELGIVTYVSTRLAAGGREIGTFWIGSGDPDYRPTERHLRIFRMAADLAGPALASLLELRRRQEEAEEQRFLADAAAAAARATTDVQFLAGLEELFGRAVPQARIGFFYLDGEELVNPVDGSRWTAGPALRRAISAGQSVDTVDTSDALPENRARIAAAGLRRWVTTAAASEGEFIGVLVVGTGDAAYQFSERDLRRCRLVADIAGPAMANFRERRRRLEEAEDERVVASVAAAAAAARTIAEVVNCLPAALGARVPGAYAMYGFVEGDSIAYQVTDPEGLRVIGQEELVMQFSPVGRAALATGQGVGDLAPYRDRFYGELGLCAYALTAYHAAGGIPGMLMVASRDPSFRFGPRELALLRRVTGIVGPVIETVRAQAERDRQAEEERILAEASAAAATAQGPTAILRAVLPALERFVPQPFAAFGRFDGDVLAWPHLLGGELRLPVLPHEAEARRTGQAVVPGEALPASHFGPNFGFSTVSYTASYSGGAATGLLLVASRLPGHRFSERDLALIRRIAQVVGPAVEASIATQERERQAAIYGLILRSLSEAVILSDASGRTVFANALGREIVRAIDPEGRATTLEEAAAMLPEDLREAFRAAVEEGKGSRGRTSLTIGGETRWFDYEYVPLADPQLRVLTVAADVTEEVRREEEEERKRERMEQASRLAALGELIGGVAHELNNPLTAILGFAEVLALSDTTGQMGEELGIIQKEALRARNIVRDLLFIARPGTVEHGPVGLAEVVGHVQRLRERAWQAAGIDVQVALAEELTAWGNEHQLTQVLINLVTNAEHALEGRATRRIVIEGGRDERGNIRIAVSDTGAGMDEATRARIFEPFFTTKQGFGTGLGLSLSYSIIQSHGGTIDCISAPGVGTTFVITLPAPPGDAGRGDETGAPAPGRQATVLVIDDEPSLRKVCRRLVESLGHRCLEAEKSARALELAAQADPDIVLCDYRLATETADAVFAGFEAQLPHLIPRTILATGATTDAGVAALIERYGVELLPKPYGIEDISRILRERLGEDGTEAPTQAGSSG; encoded by the coding sequence ATGGCTCCCGGCCAGAGCGTGACACCCGGTGACCGGGCGCTCCTGCAGGAGCTTGCCGTGGTTGCCGCCGGCAGCGGGCCGCTCTCTGAGCGGTTCCCGCGGTTCGCCGCGCCGCTGTGCGAGGCCACCGGGGCTGACCTCCTGCTGCTGGCGGTGACGGAGGGCGACGGAGCGACCGCGCGGGTGGCGGGGTCGTGGCCGGTGGAGCATCCGCCGGCGCTCGTGGGGCGGGTCCTGCCGGCGGAGTCGCTCGGGCTGGAGCTGGGAGCGGCGCTGGCGCACGGGGAGGTGCTCCGGACGGGGGCGGGGGAGCACCCGGCTGCTGAAGCGCTGGCCGGGCTGGGCTACGGCACGGGCTGGGTTTGCACACTCGTTGACCGGGGCGAGCCGGTCGGCCTGGTGCTGGCGGCGTTCCGGGATGGCGCGCCGGATGAACGGGCGCGGGCGCTGCTGCGGGCGGCCGCAGACCTGCTGGCCGCTGCCGCGGCGCGGGAGCGGGAGATGCGCCGGGCGATGACCGCTGCCGCCCGGGCGCGGGCTGCGGCGGAGCTGGCCGCGGGCCTGAGCCGGGGAGACAGCTTCGAGACGCTGTTCACGGCGCTCGCCGGGCTGCTGCCGGAGGCGCTGCCGGTGGACTACCTGGGGCTGGTGCTGCGCGGGCCGGGCGGCTTCGCGCTGGTGGGTGAGACGCCGGCGGGCGTGCACCGGGGGCTGCCGCCGACGGCCGAGGGGAATGCGTTCATCGAGCAGCTGGCGGCACAGGGCGATGTGCTGCAGTTCCGGCCGGAGGCGGGTGCGAGCCCGGACGACGGGCTGGCCCTGGCGGGCTACGGCCGGGCCGCAATCGGCGTCATTCGCGAAGGAGCCGCGACAGCCGGGCTGCTGATCGTGGCGCGGCAGTCGCGGCGGCGGTTCGACGACGAGGAGCTGGCATTCCTCGGCCTGCTGCGGTCGCTGCTTTCGCAGGCGCTGACCGGGCAGCTGCAGCAGCGCCGGGCCATGGAGGCGGCTTCGCGGGCGCGGGTGCTGAACGAGCTGGCGGTGCACCTCTCGGTTGGGACGCCGCTCGCTGTGGTGTTCCGGGAGCTGACGCGGCTGCTGCCGGAGGCGCTGACCTTCGACTGGGTGGCGCTTGCCGCAGTTGACCCCGCAGGGGCGGCGCTGGAGGTCGTTGGGGCGGAACCCGAGGGCATGCTGCGGGCGGGGATGGCGTTCCCGCTGCAGATGGCGCCACCACCTCCTGTCGCATTCGGCGCAGACGGCATGTACGAGTATGACCCGGCGAAGGCCGTGACCGAGTTCGGGAAGGCCGTCGGCCGGGCCGGGTACCGGCGGGGGCTGGTGGCGCGGCTGTTCGACGAGGGCCGGCTGGTGGGGTCGCTCAATCTCGCGCGCCGGGAGGCGGCGCCGTTCAGCGCCGAGGAGCGGGAGTTCGTGGGGGCGCTGGCGCGGCTGCTGGCGGTTGCGGTCGGGAACCGGCGGCGGCTGTTCGAGGCGACGCGGCTGGCGGAGCGGACACGGATCCTGAACGAGCTGGCGCTCCTGCTGAACCAGGGCGAGGGGCCGGAGGCGTTCTTTGCTGCGCTTGCTCATCGGCTGCAGGCGGTGCTCGACTTCGACGGCCTGGGGCTCTGGGTGGCGAGCGGCCCGGAGCATTTCCGGGCGGTCGATAGCCTGCGGCGGAGGACCGTTCAGCCCGGGGACGTCGCACGCCGCGAGTCGTTCGGGACGCTCTTCGAACGGCTCACCGAGCGGACGGTGGTCGAAGCACCGATCGAGGACTTCGGCGGTCCCATTGCGGCACGGAGCCAGGCGGCTGGCGTGCAGCGGGTCGCCGCCGTGGCGCTGCGGCACGAGGGACGCGACGAAGGGCTGCTGCTGCTCTCGCGGATGAGCGAGCGGCCGTACGACGCGGAGGAGCTGGCCCACCTCGAGACGGTCGGAGCGCTGCTCGGGCAGGCACTGGCCAACCACCGCAAGGTGCAGGAGCGGCTGGGTGAAGCGGTGCGCCGGCAGGCGCTCTCCGAGATTACGGCGCTGCTGGAGGGCGGGAGCGACGTGCGGGAGCACTTCGACACGCTGGCGCAGACGCTGCTGCAGGCGGTGGGGTTCGACCTGCTCTCGATCACCTACCGCGACCCGGCGACGGGGGCATACCTCCCGATCCGTTCGCACCGGCTGGACATCGACGACGACCCGGAGTTCCGGGAGGAGAGCATCCCCGAGACGGCGGAGGCGGGCGGCATCATCCAGTACCGGACGGAGCGGAACCCGCGGCGGGTGCCGCAGGCGCTCCACCGGGCGGGCTACCGGCGGGCCGCCACAGCGGTGATGACCTCGGCGGAGGGGCCGGAAGGGCTGCTGACGATTGGCCGGCGGGAGGACGAGCAGTTCACGGACGAGGAGCTGGAGTTCATCCGGCTGGTCGCGGCGCTGCTGGGGCAGGCAGTGGCGAACCGGCGCGGGGCCGAAGCACGGCGGCGCGAGGAGGAGGAGCAGCGGGTCGTGGCAGCGGCTGCCGCGGCGGTGGCGAAAGAACGGGACCCACGGAAGCTGGCTGCGGCGCTGGTCGAGGCCGTCCGAGGGTTCATCCCGGAGCCGGAGGTGCGGATCGCGTTCCTGCGCGGGGGCGAGCTGGAGGTCGTGCGCGAGCGGGGCGACGAGCTGCGGGTGCCGGTCGGGCCGAACGTCGGGCGGGCGATAGCAGAGGGCGTGCCGGCGGTCTTCGGGCCCGAGGACCCGGCGGTGTCCGAGGTCGCCCGGCGGGAGATGGCGGAGTCGGGGATCGTTTCGCGGATTGCTGCGCCGGCCCGCGCCGGCGGCGAGACGGTGGGGATGCTGCTGCTCTTCAGCAAGGCGCCGGCATTCCGGCCCGGCGCCCGGGAAGCGCGGCTGGCGCAGCTGATTGCGGACTTCCTGGGCCCGGCGATGGCGAACATGCTGGCGCTGGAGCGGGAGCGGCAGGAAGCGGAGGACCAGGCGATTGTCGCGGCCGCGGCTGCAGCAGTCGCCCGGGAGGATGACGCGCTGGCGATCACGCATGCGCTGACGGAAGCGGCCCGGCGGTTCGTGCCGGCGCCGTTCGTGACCTTCGGCTTCCTCGAGGGAGAGACGGCGGTCTTCCTCAACCGGGCGGGGCCGCCGACAACGGTTCCGCTGGGGGCGAACTTCCGCGAAGCGCTCGACCAGGGCGTTGCGGTGGTGCCGGCGGCTGCGGGCCGGGCGTCGCAGGCGGGGGCGCTGCCAGAGCTCCAGGCACTCGGCATCCAGGCGCACATCATCGCGGCGGCGACCTCGGCCGGCACGCCGGTCGGGCTGCTGGTCGTGGGCTCGCGGGACCCGGCCTTTTCCCCGGGGGAGCGGGAGACGCGGCTCGTCCGGCTCATTGCGGATATCGCCGGCCCGGCGATGGCGAACGCGCGGGCGGCGGAGCGGGCCCGGCTGGAGGCGGAGGACCAGCGGCTGCTGGCCGAGATTGCGGCTGTCGCGGCGCGGGAGTCGACGCCTGATGCGATCACGGTGGCGCTGCAGCGGCCGCTGCGGTCGCTGGTCCCGCTGCCGATCATCGCCTTCGGGTTCCGGGAGGGCGAGCGGCTCGTCTTCCCGCTGGGCGACGGCACCGTCTTCGAGTCGGAGATTGACGCGTATGCGCAGCTGGCTGAGGCGGAGGGGCAGACGTATGCCAACAGCCTCCCGGACGACATCGACCCGCGCAGCCCGCTCTGGCGGATGGGCGCGAAGGCGGCCTCGACCACGGTGGCGCGGGCCGGCGGGCGGACGCTCGGCTTCCTGGTGGTGGCCTCGCGCGACCAGGAGTACCGGTTCGGGGAGCGGGAGCTCCGGCTGCTGCGGCTGATTGCCCAGATTGTGGGCCCGGCGATGGAGAACGCGCGGGCGGCGCAGCGGGCGCGGGAAGATGCGGAAGAGCAGCGGTTCCTGGCGGAGGCGGCGCGGATTGCGGCGGCCGCAGCCGACGAGCGGGAGCTGGTGCGCGGGCTCGGGCGGCACTTCCGGACGCTGGTGCCGGCGAGCCGGTTCGACCTCCTGGTGCGGCGGGAGGACGGCGACCTCGAGAGCGTGGCCGTGCCGGGGCTGCTCTTCCCGTTCGATGCGAATCTCGCGCGGACCTCCTCCGAGGGGCAGGTCGTGGCCTCGCCGGCGGACCCGCGGGAGAGCGAGGAATCACGCCGGCGGATGCAGGAGCTGGGGATTGTGACCTACGTCTCGACGCGGCTGGCGGCCGGGGGCCGGGAGATCGGGACGTTCTGGATTGGGAGCGGCGACCCGGACTACCGGCCGACGGAGCGGCACCTGCGTATCTTCCGGATGGCGGCCGACCTGGCCGGTCCCGCGCTTGCGAGCCTGCTCGAGCTGCGGCGGAGGCAGGAGGAGGCCGAGGAGCAGCGGTTCCTCGCCGATGCGGCCGCTGCCGCCGCACGGGCGACGACAGATGTGCAGTTCCTTGCGGGGCTGGAGGAGCTGTTCGGGCGGGCGGTGCCGCAGGCGAGGATTGGGTTCTTCTACCTCGACGGCGAGGAGCTGGTGAACCCGGTCGACGGGTCCCGCTGGACCGCGGGGCCGGCACTTCGGCGGGCGATTAGCGCGGGGCAGTCGGTGGACACGGTCGATACCTCGGATGCGCTGCCGGAGAACCGGGCGCGGATCGCAGCGGCCGGGCTGCGCCGGTGGGTAACAACGGCCGCGGCCTCCGAGGGCGAGTTCATCGGCGTGCTGGTCGTCGGGACGGGGGACGCTGCATACCAGTTCAGCGAGCGGGACCTGCGCCGCTGCCGGCTGGTGGCGGATATCGCCGGGCCGGCGATGGCGAACTTCCGGGAGCGGCGGCGCCGGCTGGAAGAGGCGGAGGACGAGCGCGTGGTGGCGAGCGTGGCGGCTGCCGCAGCCGCGGCGCGGACGATCGCCGAGGTGGTGAACTGTCTGCCGGCCGCGCTGGGGGCGCGGGTGCCTGGCGCCTACGCGATGTACGGGTTCGTGGAGGGCGACAGCATCGCCTACCAGGTGACGGACCCGGAGGGGCTGCGGGTCATCGGGCAGGAGGAGCTGGTGATGCAGTTCTCGCCGGTGGGCCGGGCGGCGCTGGCGACCGGGCAGGGCGTGGGGGACCTTGCGCCGTACCGGGACCGCTTCTACGGCGAGCTGGGGCTGTGCGCCTACGCGCTGACGGCCTATCACGCCGCGGGGGGCATCCCGGGGATGCTGATGGTGGCGAGCCGGGACCCGTCGTTCCGGTTCGGGCCGCGCGAGCTGGCGCTGCTGCGGCGTGTCACGGGCATCGTCGGGCCGGTGATCGAGACCGTGCGGGCGCAGGCGGAGCGGGACCGCCAGGCGGAAGAGGAGCGGATCCTCGCGGAGGCGAGCGCGGCAGCGGCGACCGCCCAGGGGCCGACCGCCATCCTGCGGGCGGTGCTCCCGGCGCTGGAGCGGTTCGTGCCGCAGCCGTTCGCGGCGTTCGGGCGGTTCGACGGCGACGTGCTGGCCTGGCCCCACCTGCTCGGGGGCGAGCTGCGGCTGCCGGTGTTGCCCCACGAAGCGGAGGCGCGGCGGACCGGGCAGGCGGTCGTCCCGGGCGAGGCGCTGCCGGCTTCGCACTTCGGGCCGAACTTCGGGTTTTCGACGGTGAGCTACACGGCGAGCTACTCCGGCGGCGCGGCGACGGGGCTGCTGCTGGTGGCGAGCAGGCTGCCCGGGCACCGGTTTTCGGAGCGGGACCTCGCGCTCATCCGGCGGATCGCCCAGGTGGTCGGACCTGCCGTGGAGGCGTCGATCGCGACGCAGGAGCGGGAGCGGCAGGCGGCGATCTACGGGCTGATCCTGCGGTCGCTCTCGGAGGCGGTCATCCTGTCAGACGCCTCGGGGAGGACGGTGTTTGCGAATGCGCTCGGGCGGGAGATCGTCCGCGCGATCGACCCGGAGGGCCGTGCGACCACCCTGGAGGAAGCCGCCGCGATGCTGCCGGAGGACCTCCGCGAGGCGTTCCGGGCAGCGGTCGAAGAGGGGAAGGGCTCGCGCGGACGGACGTCGCTCACCATCGGCGGCGAGACGCGCTGGTTCGACTACGAGTACGTGCCGCTCGCTGATCCGCAGCTGCGGGTGCTGACGGTGGCCGCCGACGTGACGGAGGAGGTGCGGCGGGAGGAAGAGGAGGAGCGCAAGCGGGAGCGGATGGAGCAGGCCTCGCGGCTGGCGGCGCTGGGCGAGCTGATCGGCGGGGTGGCACACGAGCTGAACAACCCGCTGACGGCGATCCTCGGGTTTGCGGAGGTGCTGGCGCTTTCGGACACGACCGGGCAGATGGGCGAGGAGCTGGGAATCATCCAGAAGGAGGCGCTGCGGGCGCGGAACATCGTCCGGGACCTGCTGTTCATTGCGCGGCCGGGAACCGTCGAGCATGGGCCGGTCGGGCTTGCAGAGGTGGTCGGCCATGTACAGCGGCTGCGGGAGCGGGCGTGGCAGGCGGCCGGCATCGACGTGCAGGTCGCGCTGGCAGAGGAGCTGACGGCCTGGGGGAACGAACACCAGCTCACGCAGGTGCTCATCAACCTGGTCACGAACGCCGAGCACGCGCTGGAGGGCAGGGCGACGCGGCGGATTGTCATCGAAGGCGGGCGGGACGAACGGGGGAACATCCGCATTGCGGTGAGCGACACCGGGGCGGGCATGGACGAAGCGACCCGGGCGCGGATCTTCGAACCGTTCTTCACGACGAAGCAGGGCTTCGGCACGGGTCTTGGACTGTCGCTGAGCTACTCCATCATCCAGTCGCACGGGGGGACGATCGACTGCATTTCGGCGCCGGGCGTGGGCACCACCTTCGTCATCACGCTGCCGGCGCCGCCGGGGGATGCCGGCCGGGGGGACGAAACGGGAGCGCCCGCCCCGGGACGGCAGGCGACGGTGCTCGTCATCGACGACGAGCCGAGCCTGCGGAAGGTGTGCCGGCGGCTGGTGGAGAGCCTCGGGCACCGCTGCCTCGAGGCGGAGAAAAGCGCGCGGGCGCTGGAGCTGGCGGCGCAGGCAGACCCCGATATCGTGCTGTGCGACTACCGGCTGGCGACGGAGACCGCGGACGCGGTGTTCGCGGGGTTCGAGGCGCAGCTGCCGCACCTTATCCCGCGGACGATTCTCGCCACCGGGGCGACGACCGACGCCGGCGTCGCTGCCCTCATCGAGCGGTACGGGGTGGAGCTCCTGCCGAAACCGTACGGCATTGAGGATATTTCGCGAATCCTGCGGGAGCGGCTGGGCGAGGATGGGACGGAGGCGCCGACTCAGGCGGGCAGTTCGGGCTGA
- a CDS encoding Fpg/Nei family DNA glycosylase, giving the protein MPEIPELEAIRGFFAEQLTGRRIAAGAVRIPVVFRTPASEFRETLPGDAFTAFGRRGKFLLLSLASGRVLAVNPMLTGRFQYVDPAVKLPAKTCLVLEIDGGRSLRYADERLMGKLYLLPADGLEAIPGWAAGGPDLLDPALTEDAWLARIAKYRGGIKNILVNAEFVQGIGNAYADEILWEARINPYTARTKLTPDELRCLFRAAREVMAWATPLARAAMVRDGTLDYEERRDFLRVHRRGGQPCPRCGTPITEITANQRITSFCRQCQPELPA; this is encoded by the coding sequence ATGCCCGAAATCCCCGAGCTCGAAGCCATCCGCGGCTTCTTTGCCGAGCAGCTCACCGGGCGCCGGATCGCCGCCGGCGCCGTCCGCATCCCCGTCGTCTTCCGCACGCCCGCCAGCGAGTTCCGCGAAACCCTCCCCGGCGATGCATTCACCGCCTTCGGCCGCCGCGGCAAGTTCCTCCTCCTTTCCCTTGCCTCCGGCCGCGTCCTTGCCGTCAATCCGATGCTCACCGGCCGCTTCCAGTACGTCGACCCCGCCGTGAAGCTCCCCGCAAAGACCTGCCTCGTCCTCGAGATCGACGGCGGCCGCTCCCTCCGCTACGCCGACGAGCGCCTCATGGGCAAGCTCTACCTCCTCCCGGCCGACGGCCTCGAAGCCATCCCCGGCTGGGCCGCCGGCGGCCCCGACCTCCTCGACCCCGCCCTGACCGAAGACGCCTGGCTCGCCCGCATCGCGAAGTACCGCGGCGGCATCAAGAACATCCTCGTGAACGCCGAGTTCGTCCAGGGCATCGGCAACGCCTACGCCGACGAAATCCTCTGGGAAGCCCGCATCAATCCCTACACCGCGCGCACGAAGCTTACCCCGGACGAGCTCCGCTGCCTGTTCCGCGCCGCCCGCGAGGTGATGGCCTGGGCCACGCCCCTCGCCCGCGCCGCCATGGTCCGCGACGGCACCCTCGATTACGAAGAGCGCCGCGACTTCCTCCGCGTCCACCGGCGCGGCGGCCAGCCCTGCCCCCGCTGCGGCACCCCCATCACCGAAATCACCGCGAACCAGCGCATCACCAGCTTCTGCCGGCAGTGTCAGCCCGAACTGCCCGCCTGA